One window of Microcoleus vaginatus PCC 9802 genomic DNA carries:
- a CDS encoding phenylalanine--tRNA ligase subunit alpha: MTVQLSDIETQLETLGQESKSAIATANTLEQLEQLRVGYLGKKGQLSQILGMMGKLSPDQRPKVGAIANTVKEALQADLEDKRAALQTAQIQAKLASETIDVTMPGIFRSQGRVHPLNAVIDRALDIFVGLGYTVANGPEMETDYYNFEALNTPPDHPARDMQDTFYLPGGDLLRTQTSSVQIRYMEQHKPPIRIVSPGRVYRRDTVDATHAAVFHQIELLAIDEGLTFTDLKGTIKEFLRQMFGQDLPIRFRTSYFPFTEPSAEVDLQWNGKWLEVLGCGTVDPNVLKGVGLDPEKYTGFAAGFGVERFAMVLYEIDDIRRVYASDLRFLRQF; encoded by the coding sequence ATGACTGTCCAGCTAAGCGACATTGAAACTCAACTAGAAACCCTCGGTCAAGAGTCCAAAAGTGCGATCGCCACTGCCAATACCCTCGAACAACTCGAACAGTTGCGCGTCGGCTACCTCGGCAAAAAAGGCCAACTCTCTCAAATTTTAGGCATGATGGGCAAACTGTCGCCAGACCAGCGGCCCAAAGTAGGTGCGATCGCCAATACTGTCAAAGAAGCCCTGCAAGCCGATTTAGAAGACAAGCGCGCCGCCCTCCAAACCGCCCAAATCCAAGCCAAATTAGCCTCAGAAACCATCGATGTCACCATGCCGGGGATTTTTCGCTCCCAAGGTCGCGTTCACCCCTTAAACGCCGTCATAGACCGCGCTCTCGATATCTTTGTCGGCCTCGGCTACACCGTCGCCAACGGCCCGGAAATGGAAACAGATTATTATAACTTCGAGGCGCTGAACACACCGCCAGACCACCCAGCGCGGGATATGCAAGATACATTTTACCTACCAGGCGGCGACTTGCTGCGGACTCAGACATCATCGGTGCAAATTCGCTACATGGAACAGCACAAACCCCCGATTCGGATTGTCTCTCCCGGCCGCGTTTACCGCCGCGATACTGTTGATGCTACTCACGCGGCAGTTTTCCACCAAATTGAACTTTTAGCAATTGATGAAGGTCTGACTTTTACGGACTTGAAAGGTACGATTAAAGAGTTTTTGCGGCAAATGTTTGGGCAAGATTTGCCGATCCGTTTCCGCACCAGTTACTTTCCGTTTACGGAACCTTCTGCCGAAGTTGATTTGCAGTGGAACGGCAAATGGCTGGAAGTTTTGGGCTGCGGAACAGTCGATCCTAACGTTCTTAAAGGAGTCGGTTTAGATCCAGAAAAATATACTGGGTTTGCGGCCGGTTTTGGTGTCGAGCGGTTCGCAATGGTACTTTATGAAATCGACGATATTCGCCGGGTTTATGCTAGCGATTTGCGCTTTTTGCGGCAATTTTAA
- the surE gene encoding 5'/3'-nucleotidase SurE: MKLLISNDDGIFAQGIHSLANALAAAGHDVSVVCPDRERSATGHGLTLHQPIRAEIVESIFDPAVKAWACSGTPADCVKLALWALLDKPPDFVLSGINHGPNLGTDIICSGTVSAAMEGIMEGIPSIAFSLASFTSQEFGPAVDFAVTLLSQLEKQPMPKPVLLNVNIPAVTQAEITGVAIARQGIRRYFDIFQKRTDPRGKTYYWLAGELLEDVEEAYDPAVPHDIPTDVQAIRDNKITVTPLQYNLTCTPDLHSLRDWQFEGFPKQ, translated from the coding sequence ATGAAACTTTTAATTAGCAACGACGACGGCATCTTTGCACAAGGCATCCACAGTCTCGCCAACGCTCTCGCCGCCGCCGGTCACGATGTGAGCGTAGTTTGTCCCGACAGAGAGCGCTCCGCTACCGGTCACGGCCTCACCCTGCACCAACCCATCCGCGCCGAAATTGTCGAATCTATTTTTGATCCCGCAGTCAAAGCTTGGGCCTGTTCGGGCACTCCTGCCGACTGCGTGAAACTCGCTTTGTGGGCTTTACTTGACAAACCGCCCGATTTTGTCCTTTCCGGTATCAACCACGGGCCCAATCTAGGCACGGATATCATCTGTTCGGGCACGGTTTCGGCAGCAATGGAAGGAATTATGGAAGGCATTCCCAGCATTGCTTTCAGCCTCGCCAGCTTTACTTCGCAGGAATTTGGGCCGGCAGTGGATTTCGCTGTCACTTTGCTGTCACAGTTGGAAAAACAGCCAATGCCGAAACCTGTGCTGTTGAATGTCAACATACCAGCAGTCACACAAGCAGAAATTACCGGAGTTGCGATCGCCCGTCAAGGCATTCGCCGCTATTTCGACATATTTCAAAAGCGCACTGATCCGCGCGGCAAAACTTATTATTGGCTAGCTGGGGAATTGTTAGAAGATGTAGAAGAAGCTTATGATCCGGCAGTGCCGCATGATATTCCTACGGACGTACAAGCTATTCGCGACAATAAAATTACCGTTACTCCGCTCCAGTACAATCTCACCTGTACTCCCGACTTGCACTCGTTGCGGGATTGGCAATTTGAAGGTTTTCCCAAGCAGTGA